The proteins below are encoded in one region of Aquisphaera giovannonii:
- a CDS encoding acyl-CoA carboxylase subunit beta, giving the protein MYDIIRQLDEKRAAARLGGGEKRIAAQHAKGKLTARERIELLLDPGSFEEWDMFKGHRCTDFGMAGQSVPGDGVVTGYGTVNGRVMFVFSQDFTVFGGSLSEAHAEKICKIMDHAMKVGAPVIGLNDSGGARIQEGVASLGGYADVFQRNVLASGVIPQVSLIMGPCAGGAVYSPAMTDFIFMVKDSSYMFVTGPEVVRTVTHEEVTAEELGGAVTHSSRSGVADLAFENDVEALMMTRRLLGFLPSCNKAKPPTVPTEDTPDRIEMSLDTLVPESPNKPYDIKELIAKVVDERDFFELMPDHARNIVIGFGRMDGESVGFVANQPLVLAGCLDIKSAIKAARFVRFCDAFNIPIVTFVDVPGFMPGTAQEYGGIIKHGAKLLYAYAECTVPKVTVITRKAYGGAYDVMSSKHLRGDVNFAWPSAEIAVMGPKGAVEIIFREEKSDPGRIAAREKEYKEKFANPFIAGHRGFIDDVIMPHETRKRICRSLAMLRHKQLENPWRKHGNIPL; this is encoded by the coding sequence ATGTACGACATCATCCGACAGCTTGACGAGAAGCGGGCCGCGGCCCGGCTGGGGGGCGGGGAGAAGCGGATCGCCGCCCAGCACGCCAAGGGGAAGCTCACCGCCCGCGAGCGGATCGAGCTGCTGCTGGACCCCGGCTCGTTCGAAGAATGGGACATGTTCAAGGGCCACCGCTGCACGGACTTCGGCATGGCCGGCCAGTCGGTGCCCGGCGACGGCGTCGTCACCGGCTACGGAACCGTCAACGGCCGCGTCATGTTCGTCTTCAGCCAGGACTTCACCGTCTTCGGCGGCTCGCTCTCGGAGGCCCACGCCGAGAAGATCTGCAAGATCATGGACCACGCCATGAAGGTCGGCGCGCCGGTGATCGGCCTGAACGACTCCGGCGGGGCGCGGATCCAGGAGGGCGTCGCCTCGCTCGGCGGCTACGCCGACGTCTTCCAGCGCAACGTCCTGGCCTCCGGGGTGATCCCCCAGGTCTCCCTGATCATGGGCCCGTGCGCCGGCGGCGCGGTGTACTCGCCGGCGATGACCGACTTCATCTTCATGGTGAAGGACTCCTCCTACATGTTCGTGACCGGCCCGGAGGTCGTGAGGACGGTCACGCACGAGGAGGTCACCGCGGAGGAGCTCGGCGGCGCGGTCACCCACTCGTCGCGGTCGGGCGTCGCGGACCTCGCGTTCGAGAACGACGTCGAGGCCCTGATGATGACCCGGCGGCTCCTGGGCTTCCTCCCCTCCTGCAACAAGGCGAAGCCGCCGACGGTCCCCACGGAGGACACGCCCGACCGCATCGAGATGTCGCTGGACACCCTCGTGCCCGAGAGCCCCAACAAGCCGTACGACATCAAGGAGCTGATCGCCAAGGTCGTGGACGAGCGCGACTTCTTCGAGCTGATGCCCGACCACGCGAGGAACATCGTCATCGGCTTCGGGCGGATGGACGGCGAGTCCGTCGGCTTCGTCGCCAACCAGCCGCTGGTCCTGGCCGGCTGCCTGGACATCAAGAGCGCCATCAAGGCGGCGCGGTTCGTCCGCTTCTGCGACGCGTTCAACATCCCGATCGTCACCTTCGTGGACGTGCCGGGCTTCATGCCGGGCACGGCGCAGGAGTACGGCGGGATCATCAAGCACGGGGCCAAGCTGCTCTACGCCTACGCCGAGTGCACCGTGCCCAAGGTGACGGTGATCACCCGCAAGGCCTACGGCGGCGCCTACGACGTCATGTCGTCCAAGCACCTGCGAGGCGACGTCAACTTCGCCTGGCCCTCCGCCGAGATCGCCGTCATGGGCCCGAAGGGCGCCGTGGAGATCATCTTCCGCGAGGAGAAAAGCGACCCGGGGCGGATCGCGGCGCGTGAGAAGGAATACAAGGAGAAGTTCGCCAACCCGTTCATCGCCGGCCACCGGGGCTTCATCGACGACGTGATCATGCCCCACGAGACCCGCAAGCGGATCTGCCGGTCGCTGGCGATGCTCCGCCACAAGCAGCTCGAGAACCCCTGGCGCAAGCACGGCAACATCCCGCTCTGA
- the accC gene encoding acetyl-CoA carboxylase biotin carboxylase subunit, with protein sequence MFQKILIANRGEIACRVIRTARAMGIRTVAVYSDADRNARHVDLADEAICIGPPPSRESYLDIDRILAACEGAGAQAVHPGYGFLSEKEEFARRLEDAGVVFIGPKPHSIAAMGDKIASKKLARDAGVSTIPGFNDPIESAAQAVQVAREVGYPVMIKASAGGGGRGLRVARDDREAAEGFESCRAEAKNAFGDDRVFIEKFVEEPRHIEIQVLGDAFGEVVYLWERECSLQRRHQKVIEEAPSPFLDDETRRAMGEQAVALAKAVRYQSAGTVEFVVGKDRSFYFLEMNTRLQVEHPVTEMITGLDLVELMIRVAAGERLPFRQEEVRRDGWAIECRINAEDPFRNFLPSTGRLVRFLPPEEEPGAVRVDTGVFEGDEISMHYDSMIAKLIVHGPDRARAIARMQAALNAFVIRGISSNLAFQAALTRHPRFASARFNTGFIAEEFPGGFSPAALEHENPLLLAAAAAYARRRYIHRAVRTTGQMKGHERRVGPAWVVLMQGKRYHLEVHLVPGGCDVRHGGRDHALRTDWRLGDLLLRGTWDGVPICMQVERMGLKYRVYHWGTQADAVVMTGRAAELLALMPEKPPPDLSKFLLSPMPGLLTQLGARAGQEVRAGENLAVIEAMKMQNILRAETDCVVAEVLAKPGDSLAVDQPIVRFR encoded by the coding sequence ATGTTCCAGAAGATCCTGATCGCCAACCGGGGCGAGATCGCCTGCCGCGTGATCCGGACGGCGCGGGCGATGGGCATCCGCACGGTCGCCGTGTACTCGGATGCCGACCGGAACGCCCGCCACGTCGACCTCGCCGACGAGGCCATCTGCATCGGCCCCCCGCCGTCGCGGGAGTCGTACCTGGACATCGACCGGATCCTCGCCGCCTGCGAGGGGGCCGGCGCCCAGGCCGTCCACCCCGGCTACGGCTTCCTCTCCGAGAAGGAGGAGTTCGCCCGTCGGCTCGAGGACGCGGGGGTCGTCTTCATCGGCCCGAAGCCGCATTCCATCGCCGCGATGGGCGACAAGATCGCCTCCAAGAAGCTGGCGAGGGACGCGGGGGTCAGCACGATCCCGGGCTTCAACGACCCGATCGAGTCCGCGGCCCAGGCCGTCCAGGTCGCGCGCGAGGTCGGCTACCCGGTGATGATCAAGGCCTCCGCCGGCGGCGGCGGGCGCGGCCTGCGGGTGGCCCGCGACGACCGCGAGGCGGCCGAGGGCTTCGAGTCCTGCCGCGCCGAGGCGAAGAACGCCTTCGGCGACGATCGGGTCTTCATCGAGAAGTTCGTCGAGGAGCCCCGGCACATCGAGATCCAGGTCCTGGGCGACGCCTTCGGCGAGGTCGTCTACCTGTGGGAGCGCGAGTGCTCCCTCCAGCGGCGGCACCAGAAGGTCATCGAGGAGGCCCCCTCCCCGTTCCTCGACGACGAGACCCGCCGGGCGATGGGCGAGCAGGCCGTGGCGCTGGCGAAGGCCGTCCGGTATCAGTCGGCCGGCACCGTGGAGTTCGTCGTCGGCAAGGATAGGAGCTTCTACTTCCTGGAGATGAACACCCGGCTCCAGGTCGAGCACCCGGTCACCGAGATGATCACCGGGCTGGACCTCGTCGAGCTGATGATCCGCGTCGCCGCCGGGGAGCGGCTCCCCTTCAGGCAGGAGGAGGTCCGCCGCGACGGCTGGGCGATCGAGTGCCGGATCAACGCCGAGGATCCGTTCCGCAACTTCCTCCCCTCCACCGGCCGGCTCGTCCGCTTCCTGCCGCCGGAGGAGGAGCCCGGCGCCGTCCGCGTGGACACCGGGGTCTTCGAGGGGGACGAGATCTCGATGCACTACGACTCGATGATCGCCAAGCTGATCGTCCACGGGCCGGACCGCGCCCGCGCCATCGCGAGGATGCAGGCCGCGCTGAACGCGTTCGTGATCCGCGGGATCTCGTCCAACCTGGCGTTCCAGGCGGCGCTCACCAGGCACCCGCGGTTCGCCTCCGCCCGGTTCAACACCGGCTTCATCGCCGAGGAGTTCCCCGGGGGCTTCTCCCCGGCGGCGCTCGAGCACGAGAACCCGCTGCTGCTGGCGGCCGCGGCCGCGTACGCCCGCCGCCGTTACATCCACCGCGCCGTGCGGACGACCGGCCAGATGAAGGGCCACGAGCGCCGGGTCGGCCCGGCGTGGGTCGTGCTCATGCAGGGCAAGCGCTACCACCTGGAGGTGCACCTCGTCCCCGGCGGCTGCGACGTCCGCCACGGCGGCCGGGACCACGCCCTGCGGACCGACTGGAGGCTCGGCGACCTGCTCCTCCGCGGCACCTGGGACGGCGTGCCGATCTGCATGCAGGTCGAGCGGATGGGGCTGAAGTACCGCGTCTACCACTGGGGGACGCAGGCGGACGCCGTCGTCATGACCGGCCGCGCCGCGGAGCTGCTGGCCCTGATGCCCGAGAAGCCGCCGCCGGACCTCTCCAAGTTCCTGCTCTCCCCCATGCCGGGCCTCCTCACCCAGCTCGGCGCCAGGGCCGGCCAGGAGGTCCGCGCCGGCGAGAACCTCGCCGTCATCGAGGCGATGAAGATGCAGAACATCCTCCGCGCCGAGACCGACTGCGTCGTCGCCGAGGTCCTGGCGAAGCCGGGCGACAGCCTGGCCGTCGACCAGCCGATCGTGCGGTTCCGGTAG
- a CDS encoding glycosyltransferase family 4 protein, with protein MIPDAARDHAAPPEAPDGADRAPRVLIVGENASARFGGEAVLPWHYFRLLRKRGVEAWLLAHDRTRNELTALLPGEADRMSFVPDTKFDRKASRLGARLPARLAYVTVGGAARLKSQLLARTMARRLVREHRIDVIHEPIPVGPRIVSVLHDMGAPVVIGPMNGNMSFPPGFGYKDRAYGLMRKGTNAMNRLFRGKLKAEVLLVANERTRRALPSGCRGEVIELVENGVDFSLWSPAPERPARPGEPVRFLAMGRLVDWKVFDVALDALARVQAQPPPTLDILGRGPMREPLEQHAARLGLGDRVRFLGWKSQEECSRILPEYDALIHPAIYECGGAVVLEAMASGLTAVVADWGGPADYLDPGCGFLIPPTSREDLVDGFVDAMTRLALDPELRRRLGRAALQKVRERFDWEAKIDAILDVYGHAMAARRRTSAS; from the coding sequence ATGATCCCAGACGCCGCCCGCGATCACGCCGCCCCGCCGGAGGCCCCGGACGGGGCGGATCGGGCCCCTCGAGTCCTGATCGTCGGCGAGAACGCGTCGGCCCGCTTCGGGGGGGAGGCGGTGCTCCCCTGGCATTACTTCCGCCTCCTCCGCAAGCGGGGCGTCGAGGCGTGGCTGCTCGCGCACGACCGCACCCGGAATGAGCTGACCGCGCTCCTGCCGGGCGAGGCCGACCGCATGTCCTTCGTCCCCGACACGAAGTTCGACCGGAAGGCCTCCCGGCTCGGCGCGCGGCTCCCGGCGCGGCTGGCCTACGTGACGGTCGGAGGCGCCGCCCGGCTGAAGTCCCAGCTCCTCGCGCGCACGATGGCGAGGCGGCTCGTCCGCGAGCATCGCATCGACGTCATCCACGAGCCGATCCCGGTCGGCCCGCGCATCGTGTCGGTCCTGCACGACATGGGCGCGCCGGTGGTGATCGGGCCCATGAACGGCAACATGAGCTTCCCCCCGGGCTTCGGCTACAAGGACCGGGCCTACGGCCTGATGCGCAAGGGGACCAACGCCATGAACCGCCTGTTCCGCGGGAAGCTGAAGGCCGAGGTCCTGCTCGTGGCCAACGAGCGGACGCGGCGGGCCCTCCCCTCGGGCTGCCGCGGCGAGGTGATCGAGCTGGTCGAGAATGGCGTGGACTTCTCCCTCTGGTCCCCCGCGCCGGAGCGACCGGCGCGGCCCGGGGAGCCCGTCCGCTTCCTCGCGATGGGCCGGCTCGTGGACTGGAAGGTCTTCGACGTGGCGCTCGACGCCCTGGCGAGGGTGCAGGCCCAGCCCCCGCCCACCCTCGACATCCTGGGCCGTGGCCCCATGCGGGAGCCCCTGGAGCAGCACGCGGCCCGCCTCGGCCTGGGCGACCGGGTGCGGTTCCTGGGCTGGAAGTCCCAGGAGGAATGCTCGCGGATCCTCCCCGAATACGACGCCCTGATCCACCCCGCGATCTACGAGTGCGGCGGCGCCGTGGTCCTGGAGGCCATGGCCAGCGGCCTGACGGCCGTCGTGGCCGACTGGGGCGGCCCTGCCGACTACCTGGACCCCGGCTGCGGCTTCCTCATCCCCCCCACCTCCCGCGAGGACCTCGTCGACGGCTTCGTCGACGCGATGACCCGGCTGGCCCTCGACCCGGAGCTCCGCCGCCGCCTCGGCCGCGCCGCCCTGCAGAAGGTCCGCGAGCGGTTCGATTGGGAGGCGAAGATCGACGCGATCCTCGACGTCTACGGCCACGCCATGGCGGCCAGGCGCCGGACGTCCGCCTCCTGA
- the meaB gene encoding methylmalonyl Co-A mutase-associated GTPase MeaB, producing MKDLTTGKPLLMPADLKLVEGVLARQPRALAKAITLAESTRPDHQARAGAVLDKLLPSTGKSIRLGISGAPGAGKSTFIEALGVHLIGLGKRVAVLAVDPSSAISGGSILGDKTRMERLCQEKDAFIRPSPSHGSLGGVAEKTREAMLICEAAGYDVVLIETVGVGQSETTVAGMSDMFVLVQLPNAGDDLQAIKKGIIELADIIVVNKADIDPKAAAIARGQISGALGLLRSASPHWRPPVMEASAATNKGIDAFWAEVEKYARVMAETGEFQARRRRQAVDWMWAMIDGGLRARFRQHPRVRRDLDPVVAAVAGGEQSPSAAAYQLLGYLDAPTPTPASAQMRAAETAM from the coding sequence ATGAAAGACCTCACGACCGGCAAGCCGCTGCTGATGCCCGCCGACCTGAAGCTGGTGGAGGGGGTGCTCGCCCGGCAGCCCCGGGCCCTGGCCAAGGCGATCACCCTGGCCGAGTCCACCCGCCCCGACCACCAGGCCCGCGCCGGCGCGGTGCTCGACAAGCTGCTGCCCTCGACGGGGAAGTCGATCCGGCTGGGGATCAGCGGTGCGCCGGGGGCGGGGAAGTCCACGTTCATCGAGGCCCTGGGCGTGCACCTGATCGGCCTGGGGAAGCGGGTCGCGGTGCTCGCGGTGGACCCCTCCAGCGCGATCTCCGGCGGCTCCATCCTGGGCGACAAGACGCGGATGGAGCGGCTCTGCCAGGAGAAGGACGCGTTCATCCGGCCCTCGCCGTCGCACGGGTCGCTCGGCGGCGTGGCCGAGAAGACGCGGGAGGCGATGCTGATCTGCGAGGCGGCCGGCTACGACGTCGTCCTGATCGAGACCGTCGGCGTCGGCCAGTCGGAGACGACCGTGGCCGGCATGTCGGACATGTTCGTCCTGGTCCAGCTCCCCAACGCGGGGGACGACCTCCAGGCCATCAAGAAGGGGATCATCGAGCTGGCCGACATCATCGTGGTCAACAAGGCCGACATCGACCCCAAGGCCGCGGCGATCGCGCGCGGGCAGATCTCCGGGGCGCTGGGCCTGCTCCGCTCCGCCTCGCCCCACTGGCGGCCGCCGGTCATGGAGGCCAGCGCGGCGACGAACAAGGGGATCGACGCCTTCTGGGCCGAGGTCGAGAAGTACGCGAGGGTGATGGCCGAGACGGGGGAGTTCCAGGCCCGGCGGCGGCGCCAGGCCGTGGACTGGATGTGGGCGATGATCGACGGCGGCCTCCGGGCCCGGTTCCGCCAGCACCCGCGCGTCAGGCGCGACCTGGACCCGGTCGTCGCCGCCGTGGCCGGCGGCGAGCAGAGCCCCTCCGCCGCGGCCTACCAGCTTTTGGGCTACCTGGACGCGCCGACGCCGACGCCGGCGTCGGCGCAGATGAGGGCCGCCGAGACGGCGATGTAG
- a CDS encoding DUF1501 domain-containing protein — MNDPIPHAEVPLTRREMLLRGGAGFGSLALLGMLGDSPLLAATTPAGTPAAGGASWTLPARAKSCIFLFMEGGPSHIDTFDPKPLVNALAGKPLPASFKPVITPMGEAGSPILPVQRKWARHGEGGLWVSDWLPHLAGCADDLVVIRSCWSNGLNHVGGVCQMNTGSILAGRPSLGSWVSYGLGTENRDLPCYVVLQDSNGLVAGGPRNWGSGFMPATHQGIRLGSGSRELIPNLSTPGDVGEARQRGKLAFLGRLNARHAERHPDQTELDARIRAYELAFRMQAEAPGAVDLADESEETRSLYGLDRKETSAFARNCLLARRLVERGVRFVQLYHGAGAKWDAHSGIEKNHAELCRSMDRPVAGLLRDLKRRGLLDQTLVVWGGEFGRTPMSEKGDGRDHNPYGFTMWMAGAGLRGGRTVGATDEVGLHAVEDRLHVHDLHATILHLMGADHSRLVYLHKGRPERATQNEGVVSESILRA; from the coding sequence ATGAACGACCCGATTCCGCACGCGGAAGTCCCGCTCACCCGCCGCGAGATGCTCCTTCGCGGCGGCGCCGGCTTCGGCTCGCTGGCGCTCCTCGGGATGCTCGGCGACAGCCCGCTCCTGGCGGCCACCACGCCCGCCGGCACGCCCGCGGCGGGTGGCGCGTCGTGGACTCTCCCCGCCCGGGCGAAGAGCTGCATCTTCCTGTTCATGGAGGGCGGGCCCAGCCACATCGACACGTTCGACCCCAAGCCCCTGGTCAACGCGCTGGCGGGCAAGCCGCTGCCGGCCAGCTTCAAGCCGGTGATCACGCCGATGGGCGAGGCCGGCTCGCCCATCCTGCCCGTCCAGCGCAAGTGGGCGCGGCACGGCGAGGGGGGCCTCTGGGTCTCCGACTGGCTGCCCCACCTGGCCGGCTGCGCCGACGACCTCGTCGTGATCCGCTCGTGCTGGTCGAACGGGCTGAACCACGTCGGCGGCGTCTGCCAGATGAACACCGGCTCGATCCTCGCCGGGCGGCCCTCGCTGGGGAGCTGGGTCAGCTACGGCCTGGGGACCGAGAACCGCGACCTGCCCTGCTACGTCGTGCTCCAGGACAGCAACGGGCTCGTCGCCGGCGGCCCGCGCAACTGGGGCTCGGGCTTCATGCCGGCGACTCACCAGGGGATCCGACTGGGCAGCGGCTCGCGCGAGCTGATCCCGAACCTGAGCACCCCCGGGGACGTCGGCGAGGCCCGCCAGCGCGGCAAGCTCGCGTTCCTCGGCCGGCTCAACGCCCGCCACGCCGAGAGGCACCCCGACCAGACCGAGCTCGACGCCCGGATCCGCGCCTACGAGCTGGCCTTCCGGATGCAGGCCGAGGCCCCGGGCGCGGTGGACCTCGCGGACGAGTCCGAGGAGACGAGGTCGCTCTACGGCCTGGACCGGAAGGAGACCTCCGCGTTCGCCCGCAACTGCCTGCTGGCCCGCCGGCTGGTCGAGCGCGGGGTCCGCTTCGTCCAGCTCTACCATGGTGCCGGGGCGAAGTGGGACGCCCACTCGGGCATCGAGAAGAACCACGCCGAGCTCTGCCGGTCGATGGACCGGCCCGTCGCCGGCCTGCTGAGGGACCTGAAGCGCCGGGGCCTTTTGGACCAGACGCTCGTCGTCTGGGGCGGCGAGTTCGGCCGCACCCCGATGTCGGAGAAGGGGGACGGCCGCGACCACAACCCCTACGGCTTCACCATGTGGATGGCCGGAGCCGGCCTGCGGGGGGGCCGCACCGTGGGCGCGACCGACGAGGTCGGCCTGCACGCCGTCGAGGACCGGCTCCACGTCCACGACCTGCACGCCACGATCCTGCACCTGATGGGCGCGGACCATTCCCGGCTCGTCTACCTCCACAAGGGCCGGCCGGAGCGCGCCACCCAGAACGAGGGGGTCGTCTCCGAGTCGATCCTCCGCGCCTGA
- a CDS encoding Gfo/Idh/MocA family protein, with protein MRPPSSSDLSRRDFVKGAAAASTAALAPANAHAAGGDEIKLALVGCGGRGTGAAADALGNRTHSNVRLVALADAFEGPVERALNDLKGQFHDKVDVPPDRRFVGLDAYEKAISAGADVVMLCTPPGFRPAHLAAAVAARKNVFLEKPVAVDAPGYRAVKAAGEEAKRRGLSIAVGHHLRHAKNHKEVVARIHDGLIGDLMFTRAFFRTQGIWNRPRQPGMTEMQYQVNNWYHFVWLSGDHNVEQHVHGIDACNWIARGVPVQATGLGGRQVRAEPGIGEIYDHHCVQYAYGDGTFSFSECSQIAGTYSNFSHQAYGTKGYVNFDGNDLVTIREKGKPARTLKPGRDGHQVEWDDFLAAIVAGRRYDELDGAADSTMTAILGRMATYSGQLVTWDEAVKSDLSYAPDRIAWDAPPRTKPGPDGIYPCAMPGITKAF; from the coding sequence ATGCGACCGCCCTCCTCCTCCGACCTCTCCCGCCGCGACTTCGTGAAGGGTGCCGCGGCGGCCTCGACGGCCGCCCTCGCGCCGGCGAACGCCCACGCGGCCGGGGGCGACGAGATCAAGCTCGCGCTGGTCGGCTGCGGCGGCCGGGGCACGGGCGCGGCGGCCGACGCGCTGGGCAACCGCACGCACAGCAACGTGAGGCTGGTCGCCCTGGCGGACGCCTTCGAGGGGCCGGTCGAGAGGGCCCTGAACGACCTGAAGGGGCAGTTCCACGACAAGGTGGACGTCCCGCCGGACCGGCGGTTCGTCGGCCTGGACGCCTACGAGAAGGCGATCTCCGCCGGCGCGGACGTCGTGATGCTCTGCACCCCGCCGGGGTTCCGCCCCGCGCACCTCGCCGCGGCGGTCGCGGCGCGGAAGAACGTCTTCCTGGAGAAGCCGGTGGCCGTCGACGCGCCCGGATACCGGGCCGTGAAGGCCGCGGGCGAGGAGGCGAAGCGGCGGGGGCTGTCCATCGCGGTCGGCCACCACCTGCGCCACGCGAAGAACCACAAGGAGGTCGTGGCGCGGATCCACGACGGCCTGATCGGCGACCTGATGTTCACCCGGGCCTTCTTCCGCACCCAGGGCATCTGGAACCGGCCCCGGCAGCCGGGGATGACGGAGATGCAGTATCAGGTGAACAACTGGTACCACTTCGTCTGGCTGAGCGGCGACCATAATGTGGAGCAGCACGTCCACGGCATCGACGCCTGCAACTGGATCGCCCGGGGCGTGCCCGTGCAGGCGACCGGCCTGGGCGGGCGGCAGGTCCGCGCCGAGCCGGGCATCGGCGAGATCTACGACCACCACTGCGTCCAGTACGCCTACGGCGACGGCACGTTCAGCTTCAGCGAGTGCAGCCAGATCGCCGGGACCTACAGCAACTTCAGCCATCAGGCGTACGGCACGAAGGGCTACGTGAACTTCGACGGCAACGACCTGGTGACGATCCGCGAGAAGGGCAAGCCCGCGCGGACGCTGAAGCCCGGCCGCGACGGCCACCAGGTGGAGTGGGACGACTTTCTCGCCGCGATCGTCGCGGGCAGGCGCTACGACGAGCTCGACGGCGCCGCCGACAGCACGATGACCGCGATCCTCGGCCGGATGGCCACCTACTCCGGCCAGCTCGTCACCTGGGACGAGGCCGTGAAGTCCGACCTGTCCTACGCCCCCGACCGCATCGCCTGGGACGCCCCGCCGAGGACGAAGCCCGGCCCCGACGGCATCTACCCCTGCGCCATGCCGGGGATCACGAAGGCGTTCTGA